In Salmo salar chromosome ssa14, Ssal_v3.1, whole genome shotgun sequence, the sequence ATCCCTCTCACTCTTTAATATGTCATGCTTATTTTGTATGTCATTCATAACCTCATCCAGCACTTCTCTCTCCACCTGTAACTTTTGCCTCAAGCTTTCTATTTCCTCCTCATGCTGGTTTAGTAGTAACTGTCTTTGTTCCAACTCATACTTCCCCCAATCTGTCACATTCTTGCTTTTATTTCTGTCTTCCATGTGTTTTTGTATGTCAGCTCTCATTTGTTCTAGATCATCTCTGTCCTTCTTGATTGAGTCCATCGTTTCTTCCTTTGTCTGAAGTGTCTCAACCTCGCTTTGTTCGGGTTCATCCTTTATTTTTTCTGTCTGTGTTGTATCTGAGATGAAGACGACTTCAAAACTCGGTTTCTGATTGCTGTCTTCTCTTTCCTCCAGCTGAGGCACCTCCATCATTGCTGCACCCTTTCTTTTGTCAATTTCCTCCTTCGGTCTTTCTATTTTAGCTGTCATGTGTTCCAACTCATCCATCTCAGACCTTGTCTTTTccagttcatctctctctctttccaccaagtccatattgttcatcatctcttgtctctgtctttcCATATCAGTCTTAAATTGCTCAAGAGTGTCCTTCTCATCCTTTAAGACGGTTGTAATTTGTTCAATTTCGCATCTTTGCTGTGTAATCTTAGACTTCATTTGTTGCAGGTCATCCTTCTCCCTTTCAATCATGGCCTTGTTAGAGTCTATTTCTTCTCTCTCACTTTTCATCTTAACATTCATCAGCTCTAAATATGCCTTCTTTTGCTCCATCTCCTCAATGATTCTCACATTGTCCTCCATTTGCTTTTGTATTTGGATAGCCATTTCCTCTGTACCCTCTTTCTCCATGGTTTCCTCCACAACGTTCTCCAGATCTTCCAACACTCTCTGGGAATCTATGTTAACCCGTTCTAAcccatccttctccctctctgtcttctcttttATGCCCTTAGTTTCCTCCTTTCTTTCTGTTTCTTTCAGGCATTCAAGTTCTTCTCTGTCGTGTTTCAGAGTTTCCATCAGGTTGTCTTCCATTTGAGCTTTCTGTTCCTCTATTTCAGCCTTTATCCTCATCacatcctccttctccctctttgtCATTTCAATGATGGCTTCCACCTCCTCCGTTTGTTTTTGCATGCCAGCAAGCTTCTCTTCCAGTTCATTCTTTTCCATGATTATAGCATTTTGTGTTTTGTCCATCTGTTCTTTTTGTCTGTCGATGTCCATTTGAATGTTTTCCAACTCTTCTTTTTTGACATTTAACTCTTCCATTTGGGTTGCAATGTCATCTCTCTGTAGTTGTATTTCAGCATTAATCTGCTCTAAATTTTCTTTCATCTTCCCAATATTCTCTTTCATACTCTGCTCTTCCTCTTTCAGTGAAGCCATCAGATTTTTCATTCCATCTTCTTCTCCTTCTAACTCAACCCTTCTTTGTTCCAGCTGACTAATATCAATTTCTATCATGTCCTTGGTGTTATCCAATTCTTGTATTTCTTTTTCCATCTTCATCTTAATTTGTTCCAAGTCACGTTTCTCCTTTGATATCATGTCCTTCAGGTTGAATGTTTCttgtttctctgtctttatctcagCTTTCAACATTTCCAGTTCAGCGTTCTTTGTCTTGCTATCCTCAATATCATGCTCAATTTCCTCCTTGTCCTTCTGAATTTGAACAGCCCTGTCCTTAACATTCTCCTTTTCCCTCTTTGTCTCTTCCATGAGGTTGTCTAGATTCTCTGACCGTTTCTGTAAATCATTCTTGATCTTTTCAATCTCATCCTTCTCATCCTGTATCTTTAGTTTGTTCTCCTCTATTTCCTGTCTTTGTTTTACTATTTCAGACTTCATGGATGCCAACTCATCCCTCTCTATCATTGTCAGCCTGTTGGTTTGTTCCAGGTCCTCTTTATCTATGCCATGACCTTCAACTTCTTCCATGTCCCTTTTGAGCTGTTCCTCCAAGCTGTCTTCCATGGGCTCTGTCTGTGTTTGTACTTCAGCCATTATTACATCTTTCTTCACAATAGCTGTTGGTTCCATGATTTTACCCACCTCTTCCCTTTGTTTTTGCAAGGCAGCAGTCCTCTCGTCCAGTTGATTCTTTtccacaaatatatattttttaatctcaTCATGTTCTACTTTCTGTCTGTCTAGATCAGCTTGGATGTTTTCCAAGTctgatttttttacatttatctcCGCCATTTGGGCTGCAATGTCCTCTCGCTGTAATTGTATTTCAGCATTGATCTGCTCTTGGTTGTCTTTCATCTTCTCGATATCCTCCCTCATTCTTTGCTCTTCTTCTTTCAATTCATAAATCCACTGTTCATCCTCAAACTTTCTTCGTTCTAGCTTACCAACATCTGTTTCTAATGTTCCCTTGCTTTtatccattttctctctctctctttccaattCAAGCCCAATTTGTTTCAGATTGTTTTTCTCGCTTGATACCATGTCCTTGATGTTTTGTGTTTCTTCTTTTCCTTTCTCTATCTCAGCTTTAATTAATTTCAATTCATCTTTCTTTGTCTTGATATCCTCAATAACACTTTTAATTTCCTCCTTTTGCTTCTGGGTTTGGACAGTCATGTCCTCAATAGTCTCCTTCTCCATCTTTGTCTCCTCAATTAGATTGTCTAGAAGTTTTGATCGTTTTTGTAACTTTATCTTAATCTGTTCCAGCTCATACTTTTCATCTTGCATCTTTTGTTTCTCTTGTTCCATTTCCTCCCTCTTGTTTTGCATGTCCTCTTTCTGTCTGTTGATACTTGTCATGGTGTTCTCCAACTCTTTCTTTTTGACATTCAGCTCTTCCATTTTACTTTCAATGTCCTCTCTCTTCAGCTGCATTTCAGCATCAATCTGCTCCAGATTGCTTTTCATCTTCTTGATAACCTCCCTCatttgttgttcttcttctttcAGTTTTCTCTCTGTTACAACCTTTGTCGCTTCCAGCCTTTCCATATCGATTGCTATCTTGATCTTGGTATTATCaatttcttctctttctctttccatctcaATCTTCATTTGTTCCAGATACTTTTGATCCTTTAATACAATGTCCTTGATATTCTCTGTTTCTTCCTTCTCTACCTCCACTTTTGTAAATTCCAGTACTTGTCTTCTTATCTCGGGTTCTACCATTACACTTTGAATTTCCTCCTTTTCCTTCTGGAATTGGACAGCCATGCCCTCAACATTCTCCTTTTTGCTCTTCATCTGTAAATCAGCCTTGATCTGTTCCAGCCCATCCTTTTCATCTTGTATATTTTGTTTCTCTTCTTCTATTTCCTTTCTCTGGTTTTGTATTTCCTCCTTTTCTCTGTAAATATCGGTCAACATGTTTTCCAGCTCTCTCTTTTTGACATCCAACTCTTCCATTTTACTTTCAATATCATCTCTCTTCAGCTGTATTTCAGTATCTAGGTTTTCTTTCATCTTCCTGATATCCTCCCTCATTCTTTGGTCTTCCTCCTTCAATTCAGCAATCAGTTTTTCAGATTGATATTTTCCATTCTCTACCTCAGCCTTTCTATTTTCCAGCTCATACATATCCATTTCAATTTTGCCCTTGGTGATATCAAtttcttccttctctctttcaatctcaaTCGTCATTTGTTCTAGTTTGTCTTTTTCCTTAGAGATCATTTCCttgatgttttctgtttcttgCTTCTCTACTTCAGCCGTTGCTTTCATCAATTCCAGATCAGCTTTCCTTGTCTTGATATCCTCAACAATACTTTCAACTTCCTCCCTTTCCTTCTGAATCTGAAAAGCCATACTTTCAATGTTCTCCTTCTTCCTCATTGTCTCCTCAATGAGGTTTTCCAGATTATCTGATCGTGTTTGTAACTCCATCTTGATCTGTTCCAGTTCATCCTTTTCATCTTGCATCTTTTGTTTGTCTTGTTGTATTTCTTCCCTTTGATTTTGTGTTTCCTCTTTTTTTCTGTTGATATCTGTCATAGCCTTATTCATCTCAGCCTGTTTTACATTCAGCTCCTCCATCTTGCTTTCAATGTCTTCTTTCTGTAGTTGTATTCCTGTCTGGATCTGTTCCAGGTTCTCCTTCATCTTGCAGATTTCCTCCTTCACTCTTTGCTTTTCCTCTTTCAGTTCAGCCATCCAACTTTCTGCTTCATATTTTCTATTCTCTATCTCAGCTTTTCTCTGTTCCAGCTCATTCATATCAACTGCAATATTGTCCTTAGTGTTAttcatttcttctctctctctttccatctcaatCTTCATTTGTTTAAGATCATTCTTTTGCTTTGATAGCACATCCttgacattttcagtctttgattTCTCTTTCTCTAGTTCAGCTTTCATCAATTCcagttcctctctctgtctgttgttgttGACTGTCAAGTTTTCAATGTCCTCTTTTTCTTTCTGGATTTGGACAGTCATGTCATTAacattctctttctccctctttgtctCGTCCATTATGTTGTCTAGATGTTCAGATCGTGTCTCTAACGCCATCTTGATCTGTTCCAGTTCACTTTTCTCCTTTGTTACCATGTCCttgatgttttctgtttcttgttTCTCTTTATCCACCTCAGTTTTCATGAATTCCAGTTTCTCTGTCCGTTTGTTGTTCTCTTCGACAACACTTTCAATTTCCTTCCTTTCCTTCTGGACTTGAATAGCCATTATCTCAgcatcctctttctccctctttgttTTCTCAAAAAGAGTTTCTAGATTTTCTGAACGTGTCTCTATCTCCATCTTCATCCTTTCCAGATCATCCTTTTCCTTTATCAtctgttgtttgttttgttcaatttgCTGTCTTTGGTATTGCATGTCCTCTTTTTGTCTGTCAATATCTGTCATAGCATTTTCCAACTCAGCCTTTTGGACATTCAGCTCCACCATCTTGCTTTCAATGTCTTCTCTCTGTGGTTGTATTCCAGCTTTGATCTGCTCTAGACTGTCTTTCATCGTGCACATTTCTTTCTTCATACTTTGCTCTTCCTCTTTCAGTTCAGCCATCAGCCTTTCTGCTTCATATTTTCCATTCTCGATCTCAGCTTTTCTCTGTTCCAGCTCATCCATCTCCTTCACCATCTTGCCCTTGGTGATATcaatttcttccctctctctttcaatttCAATCTTCATTTTTTCGATGTTGTCCTTTTCTTTTGAGATCATTTCCATGATATTTTCTGTTTCTCGTTTCTTTGTCTCAATCTCCGTTTTCATCACTTCCCAATTAGATTCTTTTCTCTTGAAATCCTCAATAACACTTTTCATTTCCTCCCTTTCCATCTGGATTTGTTTTATTTCTTCCAACTGTCCCTGGGTTTCAGACTTCATCAGCTCAAACTCATCTCTTTCTTTCATGGTCAATCCCTTCTTTCTCTCAAAGGCTTCTTTTTCCTTCTGTATCTCCTCCTTTACATCTTCAAGTTGTTGTCTTTCCCTCGTGAGCTTTTCCTTCCAGTCTTTTTCCATAGGCTCGGTCTGTGCTTCTGCTTCAGCCTTCAAGCTCGTCAAGTCTTCCCTTTGTCTTTTCATCAGTTCAAGACTGATATCCAATTCCTCTTTCTCCTTACTGATCTTATCTCGCCTCTCTTCCAACTGATCTTTCTCTTTCAGTACTTCATCCTTCCTGTCCTTCACTTCCTTCTTCTCTCTATCTAGTTCTTCACGCATTTTTTCCAACTCAAGCAATTTTGCATTCAGCTGGTCCTTTTCACTGTCAATTTCATCTCTAAGTCTTTTGATTTCATGACTTTCCTGCTTCAAGTTGTCCATCTTCCTTCCTATTTCTTCCCGCATTCTATCCTCTTCATCTTTGAGTCTAGCCATCTTGTTTtccatgttctccttttctctcaccaTTTCTGCCTCTTTCAATCTCAGTTCACCCATTGAGCTttctatcatttccttgtcaTTATCCATCTCTAGCAACTGTTTTTTCATGTCCGTCGTCATTTGTTCCAGatgttctttctctttcctttggtCTTCCATGTGagattctgtctcctctctctgtcgctgtgtctcattCCTCATTTgttccagctcctctctctcctttgttagCACATCCCGACTTTCTTCGAGgtcttgtttctctctttcaatcttgACATTCATGAGTTCCAGTTCGTTCTGCTTTTGTTTGATCTTTTCCATGAAACCCACCATTTCTTCTCTTTGTTTTTGAGTTTGGATAGCCAGTTCTtcaaccttccccctctcccgtcTTGTGTCATCCATGACCTGATTTATGTTTTCAGATCGCCTTTCTAACTCAGCTTTGATCTGATCCAGCTTTTCCTTCTCCACACGAATGTCTTGTTTGTTTTGTTCTATTTCCTCCATTTGTCCCTGGGTTTCAGACTTCATCAGCTCAAACTCATCTCTTTCTTTCATGGTCAATCCCTTCTTTCTCTCAAAGGCTTCTTTTTCCTTCTGTATCTCCTCCTTTACATCTTCAAGTTGTTGTCTTTCCCTCGTGAGCTTTTCCTTCCAGTCTTTTTCCATAGGCTCGGTCTGTGCTTCTGCTTCAGCCTTCAAGCTCGTCAAGTCTTCCCTTTGTCTTTTCATCAGTTCAAGACTGATATCCAATTCCTCTTTCTCCTTACTGATCTTATCTCGCCTCTCTTCCAActgatctctctctttcagtaTTTCATCCTTCCTGTCTTTCACTTCCTTCTTCTCTCTATCTAGTTCTTCACGCATTTTTTCCAACTCAAGCAATTTTGCATTCAGCTGGTCCTTTTCACTGTCAATTTCATCTCTAAGTCTTTTGATTTCATGACTTTCCTGCCTCAAGTTGTCCATCTTCCTTCCTATTTCTTCCCGCATTCTATCCTCTTCATCTTTGAGTCTAGCCATCTTGTTTtccatgttctccttttctctcaccaTTTCTGCCTCTTTCAATCTCAGTTCACCTATTGAGCTttctatcatttccttgtcaTTATGCATCTCTAGCAACTGTTTTTTCATGTCCGTCGTCATTTGTTCCAGatgttctttctctttcctttggtCTTCCATGTGagattctgtctcctctctctgtcgctgtgtctcattCCTCATTTgttccagctcctctctctcctttgttagCACATCCCGACTTTCTTCGAGgtcttgtttctctctttcaatcttgTCATTCATGAGTTCCAGTTCGTTCTGCTTTTGTTTGATCTTTTCCATGAAACCCACCATTTCTTCTCTTTGTTTTTGAGTTTGGATAGCCAGTTCTtcaaccttccccctctcccgtcTTGTGTCATCCATGACCTGATTTATGTTTTCAGATCGCCTTTCTAACTCAGCTTTGATCTGATCCAGCTTTTCCTTCTCCACACGAATGTCTTGTTTGTTTTGTTCTATTTCCTCCAATTGTCCCTGGGTTTCAGACTTCATCAGCTCAAACTCATCTCTTTCTTTCATGGTCAATCCCTTCTTTCTCTCAAAGGCTTCTTTTTCCTTCTGTATCTCCTCCTTTACATCTTCAAGTTGTTGTCTTTCCCTCGTGAGCTTTTCCTTCCAGTCTTTTTCCATAGGCTCGGTCTGTGCTTCTGCTTCAGCCTTCAAGCTCGTCAAGTCTTCCCTTTGTCTTTTCATCAGTTCAAGACTGATATCCAATTCCTCTTTCTCCTTACTGATCTTACCTCGCCTCTCTTCCAActgatctctctctttcagtaTTTCATCCTTCCTGTCTTTCACTTCCTTCTTCTCTCTATCTAGTTCTTCACGCATTTTTTCCAACTCAAGCAATTTTGCATTCAGCTGGTCCTTTTCACTGTCAATTTCATCTCTAAGTCTTTTGATTTCATGACTTTCCTGCTTCAAGTTGTCCATCTTCCTTCCTATTTCTTCCCGCATTCTATCCTCTTCGTCTTTGAGTCTAGCCATCTTGTTTtccatgttctccttttctctcaccaTTTCTGCCTCTTTCAATCTCAGTTCACCTATTGAGCTttctatcatttccttgtcaTTATCCATCTCTAGCAACTGTTTTTTCATGTCTGTCGTCATTTGTTCCAGatgttctttctctttcctttggtCTTCCATGTGagattctgtctcctctctctgtcgctgtgtctcattCCTCATTTgttccagctcctctctctcctttgttagCACATCCCGACTTTCTTCGAGgtcttgtttctctctttcaatcttgACATTCATGAGTTCCAGTTCGTTCTGCTTTTGGTTGTTCTTTTCCATGAAACCCACCATTTCTTCTCTTTGTTTTTGAGTTTGGATAGCCAGTTCTtcaaccttccccctctcccgtcTTGTCTCATCCATGACCTGATTTATGTTTTCAGATCGCCTTTCTAACTCAGCTTTGATCTGATCCAGCTTTTCCTTCTCCACACGAATGTCTTGTTTGTTTTGTTCTATTTCCTCCAATTGTCCCTGGGTTTCAGACTTCATCAGCTCAAACACATCTCTTTCTTTCATGGTCAATCGCTTCTTTCTCTCAAAGGCTTCTTTTTCCTTCTGTATCTCCTCCTTTACATCTTCAAGTTGTTGTCTTTCCCTCGTGAGCTTTTCCTTCCAGTCTTTTTCCATAGGCTCGGTCTGTGCTTCTGCTTCAGCCTTCAAGCTCGTCAAGTCTT encodes:
- the LOC106597201 gene encoding golgin subfamily A member 4-like, translating into MVGFMEKNNQKQNELELMNVKIEREKQDLEESRDVLTKEREELEQMRNETQRQREETESHMEDQRKEKEHLEQMTTDMKKQLLEMDNDKEMIESSMGELRLKEAEMVREKENMENKMARLKDEEDRMREEIGRKVDNLRQESHEIKRLRDEIDSEKDQLNAKLLELEKMREELDREKKEVKDRKVEILKERDQLEERQDKISKEKEELDISLELMKRQREDLTSLKAEAEAQTDPMEKDWKEKLTRERQQLEDVKEEIQKEKEAFERKKGLTMKERDEFELMKSETQGQLEEIEQSKQDIRVEKEKLDQIKAELERGSENINQVMDDTRRERGKVEELAIQTQKQREEMVGFMEKIKQKQNELELMNVKIEREKQDLEESRDVLTKEREELEQMRNETQRQREETESHMEDQRKEKEHLEQMTTDMKKQLLEMDNDKEMIESSMGELRLKEAEMVREKENMENKMARLKDEEDRMREEIGRKMDNLRQESHEIKRLRDEIDSEKDQLNTKLLELEKMREELDREKKEVKDRKDEVLKEKDQLEERQDKISKEKEELDISLELMKRQREDLTSLKAEAEAQTEPMEKDWKEKLTRERQQLEDVKEEIQKEKEAFERKKRLTMKERDVFELMKSETQGQLEEIEQNKQDIRVEKEKLDQIKAELERRSENINQVMDETRRERGKVEELAIQTQKQREEMVGFMEKNNQKQNELELMNVKIEREKQDLEESRDVLTKEREELEQMRNETQRQREETESHMEDQRKEKEHLEQMTTDMKKQLLEMDNDKEMIESSIGELRLKEAEMVREKENMENKMARLKDEEDRMREEIGRKMDNLKQESHEIKRLRDEIDSEKDQLNAKLLELEKMREELDREKKEVKDRKDEILKERDQLEERRGKISKEKEELDISLELMKRQREDLTSLKAEAEAQTEPMEKDWKEKLTRERQQLEDVKEEIQKEKEAFERKKGLTMKERDEFELMKSETQGQLEEIEQNKQDIRVEKEKLDQIKAELERRSENINQVMDDTRRERGKVEELAIQTQKQREEMVGFMEKIKQKQNELELMNDKIEREKQDLEESRDVLTKEREELEQMRNETQRQREETESHMEDQRKEKEHLEQMTTDMKKQLLEMHNDKEMIESSIGELRLKEAEMVREKENMENKMARLKDEEDRMREEIGRKMDNLRQESHEIKRLRDEIDSEKDQLNAKLLELEKMREELDREKKEVKDRKDEILKERDQLEERRDKISKEKEELDISLELMKRQREDLTSLKAEAEAQTEPMEKDWKEKLTRERQQLEDVKEEIQKEKEAFERKKGLTMKERDEFELMKSETQGQMEEIEQNKQDIRVEKEKLDQIKAELERRSENINQVMDDTRRERGKVEELAIQTQKQREEMVGFMEKIKQKQNELELMNVKIEREKQDLEESRDVLTKEREELEQMRNETQRQREETESHMEDQRKEKEHLEQMTTDMKKQLLEMDNDKEMIESSMGELRLKEAEMVREKENMENKMARLKDEEDRMREEIGRKMDNLKQESHEIKRLRDEIDSEKDQLNAKLLELEKMREELDREKKEVKDRKDEVLKEKDQLEERRDKISKEKEELDISLELMKRQREDLTSLKAEAEAQTEPMEKDWKEKLTRERQQLEDVKEEIQKEKEAFERKKGLTMKERDEFELMKSETQGQLEEIKQIQMEREEMKSVIEDFKRKESNWEVMKTEIETKKRETENIMEMISKEKDNIEKMKIEIEREREEIDITKGKMVKEMDELEQRKAEIENGKYEAERLMAELKEEEQSMKKEMCTMKDSLEQIKAGIQPQREDIESKMVELNVQKAELENAMTDIDRQKEDMQYQRQQIEQNKQQMIKEKDDLERMKMEIETRSENLETLFEKTKREKEDAEIMAIQVQKERKEIESVVEENNKRTEKLEFMKTEVDKEKQETENIKDMVTKEKSELEQIKMALETRSEHLDNIMDETKREKENVNDMTVQIQKEKEDIENLTVNNNRQREELELMKAELEKEKSKTENVKDVLSKQKNDLKQMKIEMEREREEMNNTKDNIAVDMNELEQRKAEIENRKYEAESWMAELKEEKQRVKEEICKMKENLEQIQTGIQLQKEDIESKMEELNVKQAEMNKAMTDINRKKEETQNQREEIQQDKQKMQDEKDELEQIKMELQTRSDNLENLIEETMRKKENIESMAFQIQKEREEVESIVEDIKTRKADLELMKATAEVEKQETENIKEMISKEKDKLEQMTIEIEREKEEIDITKGKIEMDMYELENRKAEVENGKYQSEKLIAELKEEDQRMREDIRKMKENLDTEIQLKRDDIESKMEELDVKKRELENMLTDIYREKEEIQNQRKEIEEEKQNIQDEKDGLEQIKADLQMKSKKENVEGMAVQFQKEKEEIQSVMVEPEIRRQVLEFTKVEVEKEETENIKDIVLKDQKYLEQMKIEMEREREEIDNTKIKIAIDMERLEATKVVTERKLKEEEQQMREVIKKMKSNLEQIDAEMQLKREDIESKMEELNVKKKELENTMTSINRQKEDMQNKREEMEQEKQKMQDEKYELEQIKIKLQKRSKLLDNLIEETKMEKETIEDMTVQTQKQKEEIKSVIEDIKTKKDELKLIKAEIEKGKEETQNIKDMVSSEKNNLKQIGLELEREREKMDKSKGTLETDVGKLERRKFEDEQWIYELKEEEQRMREDIEKMKDNQEQINAEIQLQREDIAAQMAEINVKKSDLENIQADLDRQKVEHDEIKKYIFVEKNQLDERTAALQKQREEVGKIMEPTAIVKKDVIMAEVQTQTEPMEDSLEEQLKRDMEEVEGHGIDKEDLEQTNRLTMIERDELASMKSEIVKQRQEIEENKLKIQDEKDEIEKIKNDLQKRSENLDNLMEETKREKENVKDRAVQIQKDKEEIEHDIEDSKTKNAELEMLKAEIKTEKQETFNLKDMISKEKRDLEQIKMKMEKEIQELDNTKDMIEIDISQLEQRRVELEGEEDGMKNLMASLKEEEQSMKENIGKMKENLEQINAEIQLQRDDIATQMEELNVKKEELENIQMDIDRQKEQMDKTQNAIIMEKNELEEKLAGMQKQTEEVEAIIEMTKREKEDVMRIKAEIEEQKAQMEDNLMETLKHDREELECLKETERKEETKGIKEKTEREKDGLERVNIDSQRVLEDLENVVEETMEKEGTEEMAIQIQKQMEDNVRIIEEMEQKKAYLELMNVKMKSEREEIDSNKAMIEREKDDLQQMKSKITQQRCEIEQITTVLKDEKDTLEQFKTDMERQRQEMMNNMDLVERERDELEKTRSEMDELEHMTAKIERPKEEIDKRKGAAMMEVPQLEEREDSNQKPSFEVVFISDTTQTEKIKDEPEQSEVETLQTKEETMDSIKKDRDDLEQMRADIQKHMEDRNKSKNVTDWGKYELEQRQLLLNQHEEEIESLRQKLQVEREVLDEVMNDIQNKHDILKSERDQLEKIRVEFQREKDTEGYWITQHKEEEGRKMEHLELSSAETDTLSSGANNIMAVGSREMDKKKEITHTAETKQESGDMEEVKLVKQETEKDVSKTEYKDKRSYINAVTQTQEIEEVGQLKNKDEEGELALLMVEIDKQRKEIENNMVEIERQKKELQQIRAETQTAKKELVETEMHRQIKDSSEIQRQVEDSSEIQRQVEDSSEIQRQVKDSTEIQRQVEDSTEIQRQIKDSTQLREETENNLGQKTTTTQVELDQTTDERLPKRDPLEKIRQEAQADKEEIEKIKHRVHEMKEHLEERLAVIQRHELVQRTRIQREKEELKKMKEELERDSQALQTEWDRGRRKLREKDQELEMLKVEMLREIERLQVNMEKEMETLKTSDKGIQTSDMVLTIEEERMWLMEESTMEEYSMLAEISQETEQTTVDMTFASSSLELQGQSEELTVIEDAQMSVVGAEASPFSRLLRWLWRYCCSCCRCCDCCGRECEEEEENIV